A genomic stretch from Eretmochelys imbricata isolate rEreImb1 chromosome 24, rEreImb1.hap1, whole genome shotgun sequence includes:
- the TDRKH gene encoding tudor and KH domain-containing protein isoform X2 yields the protein MSTDQGYWTNLTTLQKIALALGIPASATVLYILYRRYRESREERLTFVGEDDIEIEMKIPQEAVKLIIGRQGASIKQLRKETGAHIDVEDSGEERVLLISGFPVQVCRAKAAIHQILVDNAPVSEQFFVPQRAVGRIIGRGGETVRAICRSSGARVVCEKETDNTLCLTRLISLSGTRKEVNAAKQLILEKLSEDDVFRKKLALSAAARCLRKQPLGMRREDPGQQGELPSPSGEALCQLVSPQEGAGDGNRLLAAEALDQPQELRAESESPEEPVMEPSQAVPMFEVPSPDFSFHADEHLEVYVSASENPSHFWIQIVGSRSLQLDKLTCEMSQYYGSSSQSPEFPTVRVGDIVAAPYADHGAWYRARVLGTLENGNLDLYYVDFGDNGEAPLEVLRALRSDFLSLPFQAIECSLAGIAPAGEQWEEDALDEFDRLTCCAEWKPLLAKISSYVQSGVCTWPRIQLYDTSQGQSLDIGGELVRLGHAVRCLQEEDDAAGDGAPQMGKEATAEAFQKMLGNAAGTSLESLLSETCVSLSDNSIEQLRSDTEPTEPPSQKTVMPSLWSLRISAPSCPLRDSEALALQAGGEKQNGSGGYSSEGVSEAGGSLPATGSQAADDKWTSSPADSTHPTAFSGEDSPISLSKAASVSGSGDDVILVEDDLL from the exons ATGTCAACAGACCAGGGTTACTGGACCAACCTGACAACCCTTCAGAAAATTGCTCTGGCCCTCGGGATCCCTGCCAGCGCAACTGTCCTGTACATCTTGTATCGCAGGTACAGAGAAAGCCGAG AGGAGCGGCTGACCTTCGTAGGAGAGGATGACATTGAAATTGAAATGAAGATCCCACAGGAGGCTGTGAAATTGATCATCGGACGGCAGGGCGCCAGTATCAAACAG CTGAGGAAGGAGACGGGTGCTCACATTGATGTGGAGGACTCCGGTGAGGAGCGGGTGCTGCTGATCAGTGGCTTCCCCGTCCAGGTGTGCAGAGCGAAAGCTGCTATCCACCAGATCCTGGTGGACAACGCCCCTGTGTCAGAACAGTTCTTTGTGCCGCAGAGAGCCGTTGGCAGGATTATCG GCAGGGGCGGCGAGACGGTGCGAGCCATCTGTCGCAGCTCAGGGGCCAGAGTGGTCTGCGAGAAGGAGACAGACAACACCCTGTGTCTGACCCGGCTCATCAGCCTCTCAGGCACCCGCAAGGAGGTGAATGCTGCCAAG CAACTGATCCTGGAAAAGCTTTCGGAGGACGACGTGTTTCGAAAGAAACTGGCCCTGTCGGCGGCAGCCCGGTGCCTGCGCAAGCAGCCCTTGGGCATGAGGAGAGAGgatcctgggcagcagggggagctgcCAAGCCCCAGCGGCGAGGCCCTCTGCCAGCTGGTGAGCcctcaggaaggggcaggggatggaAACCGGCTGCTGGCTGCAGAAGCCTTGGACCAACCACAGGAGCTCAGAGCTGAGAGCGAGTCCCCAGAGGAGCCGGTAATGGAGCCCAGCCAGGCAGTGCCAATGTTTGAGG TCCCCAGCCCTGACTTCAGCTTCCACGCGGACGAACACCTGGAGGTTTACGTCTCGGCCTCAGAGAACCCCAGCCACTTCTGGATCCAGATCGTTGGCTCCCGCAGCCTGCAGCTCGACAAGCTGACCTGTGAGATGTCCCAGTACTATGGGAGTAGCAGCCAGTCG CCTGAATTCCCGACCGTCCGAGTAGGCGACATCGTGGCTGCCCCGTACGCTGATCACGGCGCCTGGTACCGGGCCCGAGTCCTGGGTACCCTGGAGAACGGCAACTTGGATCTGTATTACGTCGACTTCGGGGATAACGGGGAAGCCCCGCTGGAGGTGCTGCGAGCCTTGCG GAGTGACTTCCTGAGTCTGCCCTTCCAGGCCATCGAGTGCAGCCTTGCTGGGATCGCCCCCGCGG GGGAGCAATGGGAAGAGGACGCCCTGGATGAATTCGATCGCCTCACCTGTTGTGCTGAGTGGAAGCCCCTGCTGGCCAAGATTTCCAGTTACGTCCAGTCTGGGGTCTGTACCTGGCCACGCATCCAGCTGTATGACACCAGCCAGGGACAG AGCCTTGATATAGGGGGGGAGCTGGTCCGGCTGGGTCACGCCGTGCGGTGTCTGCAAGAGGAGGATGACGCTGCGGGGGACGGCGCCCCCCAGATGGGGAAGGAGGCCACGGCCGAGGCGTTCCAGAAGATGCTG GGGAATGCTGCAGGGACCTCCCTCGAGAGCCTTCTGTCGGAGACCTGCGTCAGCCTTTCAG ATAACTCCATTGAGCAGCTCCGAAGTGACACCGAGCCCACAGAACCACCCTCCCAGAAGACAGTCATGCCCTCGCTCTGGTCCCTACGGATCtcggctccctcctgccctctgcgGGACTCGGAGGCTCTTGCCTTGCAAGCTGGCGGTGAAAAGCAGAATGGCTCAGGGGGTTATAGCAGCGAGGGGGTGTCGGAGGCCGGGGGGTCTCTGCCAGCCACCGGGAGCCAAGCAGCAGATGACAAGTGGACATCTAGTCCTGCTGATTCCACGCATCCCACCGCCTTCTCGGGAGAGGACTCTCCCATCTCCCTCTCAA AAGCCGCCTCTGTGTCTGGAAGTGGTGACGATGTTATTCTGGTCGAAGATGATTTGCTGtga
- the TDRKH gene encoding tudor and KH domain-containing protein isoform X1 gives MSTDQGYWTNLTTLQKIALALGIPASATVLYILYRRYRESREERLTFVGEDDIEIEMKIPQEAVKLIIGRQGASIKQLRKETGAHIDVEDSGEERVLLISGFPVQVCRAKAAIHQILVDNAPVSEQFFVPQRAVGRIIGRGGETVRAICRSSGARVVCEKETDNTLCLTRLISLSGTRKEVNAAKQLILEKLSEDDVFRKKLALSAAARCLRKQPLGMRREDPGQQGELPSPSGEALCQLVSPQEGAGDGNRLLAAEALDQPQELRAESESPEEPVMEPSQAVPMFEVPSPDFSFHADEHLEVYVSASENPSHFWIQIVGSRSLQLDKLTCEMSQYYGSSSQSPEFPTVRVGDIVAAPYADHGAWYRARVLGTLENGNLDLYYVDFGDNGEAPLEVLRALRSDFLSLPFQAIECSLAGIAPAGEQWEEDALDEFDRLTCCAEWKPLLAKISSYVQSGVCTWPRIQLYDTSQGQSLDIGGELVRLGHAVRCLQEEDDAAGDGAPQMGKEATAEAFQKMLGNAAGTSLESLLSETCVSLSDNSIEQLRSDTEPTEPPSQKTVMPSLWSLRISAPSCPLRDSEALALQAGGEKQNGSGGYSSEGVSEAGGSLPATGSQAADDKWTSSPADSTHPTAFSGEDSPISLSSKGSSTSNASFPTALTSGDSSGYSPRGYFYYLSTSEEWSNSSVFCSGSGSAGDSLQSPVLISCSDSEEEEGGLRARRRGTEGTMGTALWSGVSEAQGVQISAALAALRCRSVPCALPPLPACKGAGICLAWSGSYW, from the exons ATGTCAACAGACCAGGGTTACTGGACCAACCTGACAACCCTTCAGAAAATTGCTCTGGCCCTCGGGATCCCTGCCAGCGCAACTGTCCTGTACATCTTGTATCGCAGGTACAGAGAAAGCCGAG AGGAGCGGCTGACCTTCGTAGGAGAGGATGACATTGAAATTGAAATGAAGATCCCACAGGAGGCTGTGAAATTGATCATCGGACGGCAGGGCGCCAGTATCAAACAG CTGAGGAAGGAGACGGGTGCTCACATTGATGTGGAGGACTCCGGTGAGGAGCGGGTGCTGCTGATCAGTGGCTTCCCCGTCCAGGTGTGCAGAGCGAAAGCTGCTATCCACCAGATCCTGGTGGACAACGCCCCTGTGTCAGAACAGTTCTTTGTGCCGCAGAGAGCCGTTGGCAGGATTATCG GCAGGGGCGGCGAGACGGTGCGAGCCATCTGTCGCAGCTCAGGGGCCAGAGTGGTCTGCGAGAAGGAGACAGACAACACCCTGTGTCTGACCCGGCTCATCAGCCTCTCAGGCACCCGCAAGGAGGTGAATGCTGCCAAG CAACTGATCCTGGAAAAGCTTTCGGAGGACGACGTGTTTCGAAAGAAACTGGCCCTGTCGGCGGCAGCCCGGTGCCTGCGCAAGCAGCCCTTGGGCATGAGGAGAGAGgatcctgggcagcagggggagctgcCAAGCCCCAGCGGCGAGGCCCTCTGCCAGCTGGTGAGCcctcaggaaggggcaggggatggaAACCGGCTGCTGGCTGCAGAAGCCTTGGACCAACCACAGGAGCTCAGAGCTGAGAGCGAGTCCCCAGAGGAGCCGGTAATGGAGCCCAGCCAGGCAGTGCCAATGTTTGAGG TCCCCAGCCCTGACTTCAGCTTCCACGCGGACGAACACCTGGAGGTTTACGTCTCGGCCTCAGAGAACCCCAGCCACTTCTGGATCCAGATCGTTGGCTCCCGCAGCCTGCAGCTCGACAAGCTGACCTGTGAGATGTCCCAGTACTATGGGAGTAGCAGCCAGTCG CCTGAATTCCCGACCGTCCGAGTAGGCGACATCGTGGCTGCCCCGTACGCTGATCACGGCGCCTGGTACCGGGCCCGAGTCCTGGGTACCCTGGAGAACGGCAACTTGGATCTGTATTACGTCGACTTCGGGGATAACGGGGAAGCCCCGCTGGAGGTGCTGCGAGCCTTGCG GAGTGACTTCCTGAGTCTGCCCTTCCAGGCCATCGAGTGCAGCCTTGCTGGGATCGCCCCCGCGG GGGAGCAATGGGAAGAGGACGCCCTGGATGAATTCGATCGCCTCACCTGTTGTGCTGAGTGGAAGCCCCTGCTGGCCAAGATTTCCAGTTACGTCCAGTCTGGGGTCTGTACCTGGCCACGCATCCAGCTGTATGACACCAGCCAGGGACAG AGCCTTGATATAGGGGGGGAGCTGGTCCGGCTGGGTCACGCCGTGCGGTGTCTGCAAGAGGAGGATGACGCTGCGGGGGACGGCGCCCCCCAGATGGGGAAGGAGGCCACGGCCGAGGCGTTCCAGAAGATGCTG GGGAATGCTGCAGGGACCTCCCTCGAGAGCCTTCTGTCGGAGACCTGCGTCAGCCTTTCAG ATAACTCCATTGAGCAGCTCCGAAGTGACACCGAGCCCACAGAACCACCCTCCCAGAAGACAGTCATGCCCTCGCTCTGGTCCCTACGGATCtcggctccctcctgccctctgcgGGACTCGGAGGCTCTTGCCTTGCAAGCTGGCGGTGAAAAGCAGAATGGCTCAGGGGGTTATAGCAGCGAGGGGGTGTCGGAGGCCGGGGGGTCTCTGCCAGCCACCGGGAGCCAAGCAGCAGATGACAAGTGGACATCTAGTCCTGCTGATTCCACGCATCCCACCGCCTTCTCGGGAGAGGACTCTCCCATCTCCCTCTCAAGTAAAGGCTCCAGCACCTCAAACGCCAGCTTCCCTACTGCCCTGACCTCTGGGGACAGCAGCGGCTACTCCCCCCGGGGCTATTTCTATTACCTCTCCACTTCAGAAGAGTGGTCCAACTCCTCGGTCTTCTGCAGCGGCTCAGGCTCTGCCGGTGATTCCCTCCAAAGCCCTGTCCTCatcagctgctctgacagtgaggaggaggaaggggggctgAGGGCCCGGAGGAGAGGTACAGAGGGCACCATGGGCACCGCACTGTGGTCTGGGGTGTCGGAAGCACAAGGAGTACAGATTTCTGCTGCACTGGCAGCCCTGAGATGCAGGAGTGTCCCATGtgctctcccacccctccctgcttgCAAGGGGGCAGGGATTTGTTTGGCTTGGAGTGGCAGCTACTGGTAA